The Rhizobium sp. CCGE531 genomic sequence AGGCAATCGAAGGCGCGCTCGGCGCACTCGGCTTTGACGGCGTCCATCAGGTTCGCCAGGGCAAGGTCTTCGATCTCGAGCTGGAAGGCACCGACAAGGCCAAGGCGGAGGCAGACCTCAAGGCCATGTGCGAAAAGCTTCTCGCCAATACGGTGATCGAGAACTTCAGCATTTCGATCGACTGAGAGCGTTGATGGTATCCACCAAACTTCAGACCGAAGTATCCAAATTTATGAGCTACGTGCTGAGGCATGCACCGCACGAGGCTGGATTGGTCCTGGATTCGGAAGGATGGGTGCCTTTCAACGATCTAAGAAAGGCGGTCCTTGATCGCTTCGATGTCACCGAAGCCGATATTCTCGAAGTGATCGAGTCCAATCCGAAGAAACGCTTCACTTTGTTGGATCACCGTATCCGTGCAGCGCAGGGCCATAGTGTCGTGGTTGATCTGGCGTTGAGCCCGGCAACGCCGCCATCGAAGCTGTTTCACGGAACATCGCTCGAAAGCTGGCCGACGATCCAAAGTTCGGGGCTGAAGAAGATGCAACGTCATCACGTTCACCTCTCCCCCGATATCGAAACGGCCAAAGTCGTCGCGACGAGACGCAAGGGTAACTACATCATCCTTGAAATCGATGCGACCCGTATGCACGCGGAAGGTCATTCTTTCTTTGTCAGTGACAATGGAGTATGGCTCACCGATCACGTTCCAAGCCAGTATCTTTCGCCTCTCTCGGGACCAGCATCATGAAATCAGCAGTCGTCCAACTCCCCGGCCTCAATCGTGATCGCGACATGATCGCGGCACTGACCAAGATCTCCGGTCATGCGCCGGTGACGGTGTGGCAGACCGAGACCGCGATCCCGGATGTCGACCTGATCGTCATTCCCGGCGGCTTCTCCTATGGTGATTACCTGCGCTGCGGCGCGATCGCCGCCCGCATGCCGATCATGCAGGCGATCAAGGACAAGGCCGACAAGGGCGTCAAGGTTCTCGGCGTCTGCAACGGTTTCCAGATCCTGCTGGAAGCCGGCATGCTGCCCGGCGCGCTGATGCGCAACGCCTCGCTGAAATTCGTCTGCCGCGAAGTGAAGTTGGAAGTCGTCAACGCCGAGACGGATTTCACGGCTGCCTACGCCAAGGGCCAGGTCATCCGCAGCCCGGTAGCCCACCACGACGGCAACTATTTCGCCGACGCCGCAACGCTGAAGACGATCGAGGACAATGGCCAGGTGGTCTTCCGCTATGCGGAAGGTACCAACCCGAACGGCTCCGTCAACGACATCGCCGGCCTGATCAACACCAAGGGCAATGTGCTTGGCATGATGCCGCATCCGGAAAATCTGATCGAGGCAGCCCATGGCGGCAACGATGGACGCGGCCTCTTCGCCTCCGCACTCGGCGTCATCGCAGCCTGACACCAGGCCGACCCGATATTGAAATCGTAAGATCGGCGCCTTTGCGTAAAGCAGCAGGGCGCCGAATAGTGTTCCGGCACCCCTCGGACGAACAGCCTAACCGCCTCATTGGAAAGAGATCGATGCGCCCTCGCCTCCTGACAGGACTTTACTCCGCCGCTGCCATTGCGACGCTTGCGCTGCTGGTCACTTCGTGCGGCCCGCGCCCGCCGAGCATCAATGCGACGGATCGCAGCGCCCTGTCGACGATGGAGCGCGTCATGCTCAATGCCAGTGCCTGCTGGTTCAAGTCGTCCGACCCGGCCTTCACCGGTTACCAGCTCTCTCCGGAACTCAACTCCTTTACCGGTCGTCCGCGCATCCTCGTGGTCGACAAGAAACATCCGACCGGCCGGCCGTCGCTCGTTGTGCAAGCGGAAGGCAATCCCGCACAGCTGCAGGCCTTCGGTCCGATGATGAACGGCGCCTCCGGCGGCCGTATCACGGGCGACGTCAATCGCTGGTCTGGTGGCTCGAAGGCCTGCAATTAGGCCGATGGCCTGAGGCTTTTTTCCGCCTTAGCGACATCCTGCGCCGCCGCATGACGTTCCCACACTCTCAGGGATCATTGCCATGGACAGGTTTGTCATTCTTTCAGGCTGCTCCGGCGGCGGAAAATCCACCTTGCTGGAGGCGCTCAGGCGTCGTGGTCACCACGTCGTCGAAGAGCCGGGGCGACGCATCGTCGTTGAGGAACTAGCAGGCGACGGCTCTGCTTTGCCCTGGGTCGACGCATCGGCATTTGCGCGCCGCGCGATCGCCATGTCGCTCGCCGATCGCAAGGAAGCGGCGGCGATTCCAGGCACCGTCTTCTTCGACAGGGGATTGATCGACGCCGCATCGGCGCTCGAGCATTTGACGAATGAGCCCGTGCTGACTTCGCTCAGCCAATTGCATCGCTACAACAGCCACGTCTTCCTGACCCCGCCCTGGCCGGAGATATATGCCGGCGACCGCGAACGGCGGCACGATTATGCAGCGGCGGTCGCCGAATACGAACGGCTAAGCGCCGTCTATCCCGCGCTCGGCTACGAAGCCCATGTGCTGCCGAAAATCGGCGTCGAGGAACGCGCGGATTTCGTTCATTCCGTTCTGGGGCTCTAGGTCACCGACTCATAAGATCGTAGCCAGATACGAATTGAGGCGAGCTGGATAGATGCGAGGAAGTTGTCGTCGCGTTTGTCATATCGTGTTGCGATGGCCCGGAAGTGTTTGAGTTTGTTGAAGAACCGCTCGACAGCGTTGCGTTGTTTGTAGAGCCGTGAGCTGAAGGCAGGAATATTGACCCTGTTTGGCATGGGACGGATACAGCCCCATGCTCCACGTGCTTTGAGGTCTTGTCGCAGCCTGTCGCTATCATAAGCGCGATCAGCCAGAAGTATTTGACCGGGCCCGATGGTCGCAAACATATCGGTCGCCGAGCGTCCGTCATGGGCCTGTCCGGCTGTCAGCTTTAAGCGGATCGGTCGGCCATCGGCATCGACAAGAGCATGGATTTTGGTTGTCAGCCCGCCGCGCGAGCGACCCATGCAACCGGATCGCTCGTCTTTTTTTGACCGTTGGCAGCATGTTGGTGAACGCGGATCGACGAGCTGTCGATCATCTGGATGTCGCCATCGTAAGCTTCTGATATTGCATCGAGAATACGTGCCCAATGCCCCGCATGACGCCATCGGTTAAAGCGGTTGACACAGGTCGTATAAGGGCCATAGCGCGCGGGAATATCCGCCCACGGCGCACCAGTTCTCAGCCGCCAGAAGATCCCATTCAATACGCGTCGGTCATCAACGCGGGCCTTACCACGAACCTTTGTCGGCAGAAGGGGTTCGATCACCGACCATTCGAAATCCGTCAAATCAAAGCGCGCCATCTCTGCCTCCAAGCCTGACAGACAGAGAATCACAAATCATTCAAATCCAAAACTATTTTATGGGTATGTGACCTAAGGCAATTCCAGGAAAAGTGCGCAGCGGTTTTCCGTCCGGAATTGCGGCAAAGAGATAGAGCGGTTCAGAGATTCCGTGAAAAGCTGAACCGCTCTAATAGACCGGCCGCCCCTCAATCCCAGAAGAACGACCTCTTGGCCTCCGTCGCCGCCTCGCGACGCGTCAGGCCGATGTCGATCAGCTGATCGTCCGTCAGGCCCCGCAGGACCCAGCGGCTCTCGCGCTTCTCCAGCCAATGCAGATAGACGGCCCAAAGCCGAAGCACCGGATGCGGCTTTGGCTGTGCCGTCCGGACTTTTACGCCTGCTGAAGACGCATCTTGCGCCTCGGTCGAGCAGATTGCATCTATTGTACTCATCTTCATTCTCACATCATGGTGACAATTTTCGCGCATCGAGCCAAACGATACAAATTGACTCATAATCTTGACTCGATGACAGATACAATCTAGGAAATTGTCATTATGACAAATTGGCTTCCTGACATTTCAAGCGGGACCGGTCCGGTCTACATTCGCGTCGCCGACAGCATCGAGAATGCGATCACGCATGGCGTCCTGCCGCCCGGCACCAAGCTGCCGCCGCAGCGCAATCTTGCCTATGACATCGGTGTCACCATCGGCACGGTAAGCAGGGCCTATGCCCTTGTGCATGAACGCGGCCTGGTGGCGGGCGAAGTCGGCCGCGGCACCTATGTGCTGGAACGCTCGAACGGCAAGCAGATCGAGCTCGTCGATCCGATCACGCAGGCACTCGCCGGCACCCGCGGCCTGAATACGCCGGAAGCCAGGATCCGCTTCGACACGACCGCCGCCCCCGACATTGGCCAGGGCGAAATCATCGGCAGGCTCTTTGCCGACATCAGCAGCGAGCATCAGACGGAAATTTCATCCTATTCTCGGAATTTCCCGGCAAGCTGGTTTCAAGCGGGACAGATCTGGCTCGCCCGCAACGGCTGGCAGCCGGCAATCGATACAATCGTGCCGACGCTTGGCGCCCATGCCGCCGCCATCGCGGTCATTTCGGCTGTCACCTCACCGGGCGACAAGATCGTCTTCGAGAACCTCACCTATACGCAGATCAGCCGCGCCGCACGCCTCCTTGGACGCCGCTCGATCCTGGTGGATTCAGACGAGCATGGCATGATCCCGGAGGATTTCGAGCGCCTGTGCCAGCAGCAGCATCCGCGCCTCGCCTTCCTGATGCCGACGGCTCACAATCCCACACTGGTGACAATGCCGGAATCCAGACGCCGGGCAATCGCCGCCATCGCGCGCCGGCACAGCGTCTGGCTGATCGAGGACGACCTCTACGGCGGCATGACCGGCGACCCAAATCCGCTCATGGCCGCCATCGCGCCGGAACGAACTTTCGTGGTCAGCAGCCTGTCGAAGTCGGTTACCGCGGGCGTACGCGGCGGCTGGGTCGCCTGTCCGCCGCATTTTGCCCAGCGCATCAAGGTCACCCACAAGATGACGACCGGCGGCCTGCCCTTCATTCTGGCCGAAACCTGCGCCCGGCTCGTACTCGGCGGTCACGCACTGGAATTGCGCCGCAGGTCGGTGGAGGAGATCAAGGCCCGCGAACTGATCGCGCGCGGGGCGCTGGCTGGTTTCGAGTTCAACTCGCATCCGCATCTGCCGTTCCTGTGGCTGAAGCTGCCCGAGCCCTGGCTCTCGGGCACATTCAAGAACGCCGCCCTCGCCGAGGGGGTGCTGGTCGATGACGAGGACGAGTTCAAGGCAGCGCGAATCGAACGGGTTTTCCACAGGGTCCGCGTCGCCTTTTCCTCGCCGGCACAGCGAGAAGATGTCCTGGCCGGCTTCATGACGTTACGCAGGTTGTTGGAAAACGGCTCATCGACATATGATAGTCACATTTAAGCAAGCCTTATCAATTTATCGACAAGCATCTTGCGGAAATACGATTGCGTCGTCTCGACTCTTAGCATCCTACCATTCTATCAATAAGTCAGGATTCGCCCGCCACACTAGGGGGAGTGCATGGCTATTGCAGGCTATTTAAGCAAGCGTTTAGTTACGAGTTTTCTGGTAGTCAGTTCCGTATTCATAGCAGGTCAGTCCACAGCCGCCGCCGCGGACACCGTAGCGGTTGCCCCTCAAGCCAAGATCTTCGACGAATTGCGCTTCGGCGCGAGTGGATCGGTTCAGAGCGGATATGATCACGAGAATGGCGTCTTTCCGGATGTCCAGGTGCTCTTCAATCCGTTCGGCTACAATCCGACCGCCGATTGGAAGGATCAGCTGACCCATCCGCGTATCCATCTGGGAACCTCGATCGGCACGGGCGGTTCGGCGACGCAGGTCTATGGCGGCCTCTCCTGGACGCTCACGCACAGCAACGGCATCTTCACGGAAGTCGGCTTCGGCGGCACGGTGCACACCGGCAATCTCGACAATTGGCAGGATCATGGCCCGATGCTCGGCTGTCGCCTCCTGTTCCACGAATATGCCGGCCTCGGCTACAATTTCGACAACCATTGGAACGTGATGGCGCAGATTGCGCATTCGTCGCACGCCAATCTCTGCGATGGCCCCAATGGCGGCATGACGCGCGCAGGCGTCATGGTCGGCTACAAATTCTGACGCTCGGAGAGCGGCCGCGAATGGCCGCTTATATGGCGCTCACAGGGTCTCGTCTGCGCAGGGGAGCTTGCGGGTTGAGGTATCGGAAAACCGCGCGTCCATCGGCGAAAGACCTTGCGGATTGGGCTCCGTCAGGCAACCGTAAAGCTCCGGGCGGCGGCCGCGAATCCAGCGTTGCCCCGTGCATTTGTCGAGCAAACCAAGATCGATCTCAGTACTCACCATTGCGTCGGCCGCCTGCCAGGTCTCAACCAGGATCCGGCCATAGGGATCGAGGATCATGGCATTGCCTGTGCGCACCTCATCCTCGTCCTGGCCGACGCCATTGCTAAAGATCAGAAACATGCCGTTGTCGTGCGCGCGAGACGGCAGCCACCGCATAAACCATTCGCGACCATTGGGACCACGAATTTCGGCTTCGATCGCTTCCGGCTCTTCGTGGCGGCGGGTCCATTTCTCGACCGGAATTCGCTTCATTCCATGTGGGCTGACGGAGTAGCCGCCGCCCGCTTGATGCGGCGCTATCAGCATTTCCGCACCAAGTAGGGCGTTTGCTCGCGCGTTTTCGATGAGATTATTGTCCCAGCAGATCAGAATGCCGGCGCGAACACCCCAAGGCGTATCGAAGACCGTGTAGCTATTGCCGCTGGAAATGAGACGATGCTCCCAGGCATGGAGTTTGCGATGGCAATGAATCTGCCCATCCGGCATGCAGACGGCATAGCTGTTGTACAAGGATTGATCCTCGGCCAGCTCCAGGAATCCCGCGCCGATCGCAATCCCCTTCTCGCGTGCCAAGGTAGCGACATAGGAAATCGACGGGCCGGAAAGCGGTTCGGCAAGCGCATATAGGCCATCTCGATCCATCTTGGGGACATGCCAATATCCGGTGATGCACATCTCGGGGAACGCGACGAACTGGCTGCCCTCGAGAACGGCCTCATTGGTGAAATGCGCGATCCGAGCCAGATTGTAGGCCTTGTCGCTGGCCTTGTGCTGAAACTGCACGGAAGAAACTTTGAATGTCATGACCGATGCCTCCGATGAGCTGTGGCGATTGAGTGCTTGCTTATGATTTGACTGCGCCGACATCCTTTTGTAAAATGAAACTTTAGATCAAAAATATTCGGAAATAGAATGGAACTTAAACTGCTGCGATCGTTCATCGAGCTTGCCGATGCGGGTCACTACGGCAAGACCGCGGCGAAGCTGTTCATCACGCAATCGACGCTGTCGAAGCAGATACAGGCATTGGAAGAGAGCGTCGGAGGAGCGCTCTTCGAGCGCGGACGGCATGGCGCGATACTGACGCCATTGGGCATGCTGCTGAAGCGGGAAGCGCGGGCGCTCCTGCGCCTCAGCGAGGATATCGATGTCAAGATGCGTCGCGCCAATGCCGGGCTGACCGGGCAGCTGGATATTGGTTTTGGCATTTCGACGCTCGTCATCGCGCCGAAACTCATCGCTGGATTTCGCGCGGTGACGCCGGACAGCCAGATCACGCTCAATGACTTGCCGTCGCGAACACAACATGAGCGCCTGCTGAGCGGCCGGCTCGATATCGGTATTTGCCGTGCGCCGGAGGAAGGTGACGAATTGTCTTTCATGCCGCTTATCGAGGAGCAACTGGCGTTGGTGCTGCCGCAAGAGGTGGAGTTCCCTGCTCCGGATCAAATGTCGACCTTGAACCAGCTTGGCTTCGTGGCGCTTTCACCGTCCAGCGGGCCGGGATTGGATAAACAGCTCAGCCGCTGGTGCGCGGCGAACGGTTTCAAGCCGCGTATCGTTCAACATGCGGAAGATATCCTGACCGTGCATGCCGTGGTGGCCGCCGGATTGGGAGCGGCGCTTTTACCTTGGCACGGCGTCAATGCTCTAGCCGGCCGCACCCACCAGCAACCTCTTTCCGGCATAGAATCCACTTGGCCCGTCGGACTTTGCTGGCATAGGAAGCAAGCAACGCCCCTTTTGAGCCGATTTGTAGATTATGTATCGAAACATCGATGAGAGGGCGCCCTGCGGGAGTATTCCTGCCAATGGAGCGTCATGAATGCCGGCGTGTTGTGAACGCCGGTGATTTTCCTGTCGCACGACAGGGAGACTTGCGCTAAAGAGACCCCGATCCCTGACCGGCCTTCAAACCCTTTACAGGCAAGGACACTCGAGCGCCCATGACCATTTCCAATTCGATCCAGATCACCCCCGAACTGATTGCCGCCCACGGCCTGAAGCCGGATGAGTATCAGCGTATTCTGGATCTGATCGGCCGCGAGCCCACCTTCACCGAGCTCGGCATCTTTTCGGCCATGTGGAACGAGCACTGCTCATATAAGTCCTCCAAGAAGTGGCTTCGCACTCTCCCGACCAAGGGGCCGCGCGTCATCCAGGGTCCGGGCGAAAATGCCGGCGTGGTCGATATCGATGATGGCGACTGCGTCGTCTTCAAGATGGAAAGCCACAACCACCCGTCCTACATCGAGCCTTATCAGGGTGCGGCGACCGGCGTCGGCGGCATTCTGCGCGACGTCTTCACCATGGGCGCTCGTCCGGTCGCTGCCATGAACGCCCTGCGCTTCGGTGAGCCGGATCATCCAAAGACCCGTCACCTCGTCTCCGGCGTCGTTGCCGGCGTCGGCGGCTATGGCAATTCCTTCGGCGTTCCGACTGTCGGCGGCGAAGTCGAGTTCGACGCGCGCTACAACGGCAATATCCTGGTCAACGCCTTTGCGGCCGGCCTTGCCAAGTCCAATGCCATCTTCCTGTCGGAAGCCAAGGGCGTCGGCCTGCCCGTCGTCTATCTCGGCGCCAAGACCGGCCGTGACGGCGTCGGCGGCGCGACCATGGCTTCGGCGGAATTCGACGAATCGATCGAGGAAAAGCGCCCGACCGTTCAGGTCGGCGACCCCTTCACCGAAAAATGCCTGCTGGAAGCCTGCCTGGAACTGATGCAGACGGGCGCTGTCATCGCCATCCAGGACATGGGTGCCGCCGGTCTTACCTGCTCCGCTGTCGAAATGGGCGCCAAGGGCGACCTTGGCATCGAGCTCGAACTCGACAAGGTGCCGGTGCGCGAAGAACATATGACCGCCTATGAAATGATGCTGTCGGAAAGCCAGGAGCGCATGCTCATGGTGCTGCAGCCGGAAAAAGAAGCCGTCGCCAAGGCGATCTTCGTCAAATGGGGTCTGGATTTCGCCATCGTCGGCAAGACGACGGACGACCTGCGTTTCCGCGTCATCCATCAGGGCGAGGAAGTCGCCAACCTGCCGATCAAGGATCTCGGCGATCAGGCTCCGGAATATGACCGCCCCTGGCGGGAATCCGACAAGCGCGCCGCCCTGCCCGCCGATCTCGTCGCAGCTCCGGAAGATTACGGCCAGGCGCTGCTGACGCTCGTCGGCTCCGCCAACCAGTCCAGCCGTCGCTGGGTCTATGAGCAGTATGACACTCTGATCCAGGGCAATTCGCTGCAGCTTCCCGGCGGTGACGCCGGCGTCGTCCGCGTCGAGGGTCATCCGAGCAAGGCGCTGGCCTTCTCCTCCGACGTCACCCCGCGCTATGTCGAAGCCGATCCGTTCGAAGGCGGCAAGCAGGCCGTGGCCGAATGCTGGCGCAACATCACGGCGACCGGCGCCGAACCGCTGGCCGCGACAGACAACCTGAATTTCGGCAATCCGGAAAAGCCCGAGATCATGGGCCAGCTCGTCGGCGCGATCAAAGGCATCGGCGAAGCCTGCCGCGCGCTTGATTTTCCGATCGTCTCGGGCAACGTCTCGCTCTACAACGAGACCAATGGCGTCGCGATCCTGCCGACCCCCACCATCGCCGGCGTCGGCCTGCTGCCGGACTGGAAGGCGATGGCCCGCATCGGCTCCGCTTCCGAAGGCGACCGCGTGCTGATGATCGGTGTCGACGGCAGCCATCTCGGCTCCTCGATCTATCTCCGCAATATCATTGGCTCGACCGATGGCCCGGCTCCGGAAGTCGATCTCTTCGCCGAACGCCGCAACGGCGATTTCGTCCGCTCCGCCATCCGCAACGACCAGGTCACGGCCTGCCACGACATCTCGTCCGGCGGCTTGGCACTCGCTCTTGCCGAAATGGCGATGGCATCCCGCAAAGGGCTGCGCATCGACCTTGGCGAATTCAAGACCCTGCCGCATGCAGCGCTTTTCGGGGAGGATCAGGCCCGCTACGTCATCGCCGTACCGGCCGATGTCGCTGATTTCGTCTGCATCAACGCGGAAAGCGCCGGCGTGCCCTTCCGCCGCCTCGGAACCGTCGGCGGCGATGCCCTTGCCATCGATGGCCTGTTAACGCTTCAGGTTGAACAGTTGCGCGAGGCGCATGAATCGTGGTTTCCTGCCTTCATGGATGGCGGCTCGCTCGCCGCTGCTGAATAAATCGAGGTACCACTCATGCCCATGAACCCCGGCGACATCGAAGACATGATCAAGGCCGGCATTCCCGGCGCCAAGGTGACGATTCGCGACCTGGCCGGGGATGGCGATCACTATGCCGCCGAAGTTGTCGCGGAAGCCTTCCGCGGCAAGAGCCGCGTGCAGCAGCACCAGATGGTCTATGATGCCCTGAAGGGCAATATGGGCGGTGTGCTGCACGCTCTCGCGCTGCAGACGTCAGCGCCCGATTGAGAGCGCCTGCGCTTCTTCGCCGGAGTTGAACGCCAGCTCCGGCAGTTTCTTCGAGGAAAATTCCGCGAAATGCGAGGCCGGCAGCGGACCGGCTGATATCAGCGTGAAATCGAAGAAGGCCTTCACGTCGGGACCGAGCACATATTGCCGGTGAACCCGCAGGAAATCGCGCTTGATCTTGGCGTAGTGCTGCGTCGACAGCATCTGCTTGAACCGAACGAAAAGGATCGAAGCCTGTTCGGCATCCGGATGCCCGCAAACAGCGGCGACCTTCACCTTGTAAAAGTGAATCGCGTCGGTCAGACAGTGAACGTCGAGCCAGAAAATCTCCTTACAGCGCGCGATCAATCCGACACGAGAGCGCAGCACGGTTGCCGGACGCATGAGGGCGCATTGCAGGATGGCGCTGCCGAGCGTCATGAACACCACGCGCTTGCCCTCCAGCAATTCCGGTTCGCGCTCGAGCAGCAGGCCGATCACATGAGCCGCGACGGACGAGCCCATGCTATGTGAGGAAATGACGAATTCGTCGATATCAGGCTCATCCAGGGCCTGACGTACGCTGATTGCGCCCGCCTCCAGCCATTGTTTGGCACCGAGCCCGTTCAGCCCCGCCATCGCCACGGCCATTTCCCAGTCGGAGAAAAGATGCATGGTGTGCAACTTCTCCGCCTGTGGCAGAAATACATAGACGAGGAAAGCGACGGCCAGCGCAATGCTGCCGATATGGCTCCAGCCCGGCAGCCCGAGCACGAACGGCGTAAAGGCGATCGAAAGGCTGATCAGCAGCCCCGCAAGCATCAGCAGAAAGGGAAAGACGAAGAACAGGCCGAAACGCCAGGCGTGACGGAAATAGCCGACCATCCCGCCCGAAGCGGCAACCTTTGCGGCGGCAAGATAGCCTTGCATGAGCCGCGTAAAGAATGGCCTGCCATTCAAGGCCGAGACCAGGTCGTTGTGATCGACGATATGAATGCGGCTCTGCGTTTGCCAATCCGCGGCCGTCGCGGTTACATCGAAATAGGGTGCCCGACCGAAATTCTTCAGCTCGTCGACCGAGACCGAAAAATCCCAGACAGCAGCGCTCTGCCGTGCCGAACGCTCGTAACGAGCCCGATGCGCCGCCGCGTCCAACGGCTCGAAACCGGGGAAGTGGAGAACCACCCTCTTCTTGATATTATTCATCTGGCAGGCTGTCCCTGGGCACACGAGCGGCATCGAAATACTGGAAATCGCCAAGACCACGGGCTGCGGGCTTTTTCATGGCGGCGCACCAGAATTCATCTGAACATAAAAAAGATTGAAATCAAGTGTTTACGATCGTGCTCGTCGGCGGGAAGGGAAACGCTTATAGGTGTCATCGACTTATCGCCGCACCACACGGTGCCAAGAAGGCGATACGTCAGCATTCGCGGCCGGGATAGGGAGAGCTGTCGGCACAAGGGTCCGCCGGTGGCGCGATCATGATTTTTTGAACGATCTGAGGCACGGCCGGTTGCGGCGTCGGAGCAGTCGATGCGCGATAGCCGAAGGCAATGCTCAAAACGAGCACGATGGCACAAACGGTCACGGCACTGTTCAGAATGGAAGCCCTTGGCGTGCGCACATGCTCATAATATTCCCGCTCGCCCGCGCTCGCTCCCTCCGAACTGTAAAATTCCCGCTCTTCACCAACCTGCCCGTCAGAATAGTGATGGTGGCTCATGGTGTTCCGCTCCCTCAAAGTGCGAATGTAATGCCGACAAGGGACCGACACGCGCCAAATCGCATCAATCAACAGACCTTAACAAACATACCGTCCGTTTGTAAATTAAATAGCAGCCTAATATTACTCGTCCCTTGCTTCGAATTTCATGTGTGTTGTTCAGGCTCGGAGTTGAAGAGGCATTTTCAAAACGCACTGTTCAGAAAAGATTGCCAATGCGCGGTTTCAGCCATCTTTCTTAATCGCTGATGCCGGAAAACTATTCATGCGATGAAAAAGACGGCGCGTACGTTTTGCCGCTGGAAATCGCGCCGGTCGCTTGCTATTTAAGGAACAGATTTAACGCTGCGGACCTTGACCCCGCATGTGAAAGGAACTGGACAATGAGCGGCATTCACGAATTCATCGACAGCGAAGTCAAGAACAACGACGTCGTTCTCTTCATGAAGGGCACGCCCCAGTTCCCGCAGTGTGGCTTCTCCGGCCAGATAGTCCAGATTCTCGATTATGTCGGCGTCGACTACAAGGGCATCAATGTCCTTGCCGATGCCGAGATCCGTCAGGGCATCAAGGACTATTCCAACTGGCCGACCATTCCGCAGCTCTATGTAAAGGGCGAGTTCATCGGCGGC encodes the following:
- the purS gene encoding phosphoribosylformylglycinamidine synthase subunit PurS, whose translation is MIKARVTVTLKNGVLDPQGKAIEGALGALGFDGVHQVRQGKVFDLELEGTDKAKAEADLKAMCEKLLANTVIENFSISID
- a CDS encoding AAA family ATPase, translated to MDRFVILSGCSGGGKSTLLEALRRRGHHVVEEPGRRIVVEELAGDGSALPWVDASAFARRAIAMSLADRKEAAAIPGTVFFDRGLIDAASALEHLTNEPVLTSLSQLHRYNSHVFLTPPWPEIYAGDRERRHDYAAAVAEYERLSAVYPALGYEAHVLPKIGVEERADFVHSVLGL
- a CDS encoding LysR substrate-binding domain-containing protein, producing MELKLLRSFIELADAGHYGKTAAKLFITQSTLSKQIQALEESVGGALFERGRHGAILTPLGMLLKREARALLRLSEDIDVKMRRANAGLTGQLDIGFGISTLVIAPKLIAGFRAVTPDSQITLNDLPSRTQHERLLSGRLDIGICRAPEEGDELSFMPLIEEQLALVLPQEVEFPAPDQMSTLNQLGFVALSPSSGPGLDKQLSRWCAANGFKPRIVQHAEDILTVHAVVAAGLGAALLPWHGVNALAGRTHQQPLSGIESTWPVGLCWHRKQATPLLSRFVDYVSKHR
- a CDS encoding RNA 2'-phosphotransferase codes for the protein MVSTKLQTEVSKFMSYVLRHAPHEAGLVLDSEGWVPFNDLRKAVLDRFDVTEADILEVIESNPKKRFTLLDHRIRAAQGHSVVVDLALSPATPPSKLFHGTSLESWPTIQSSGLKKMQRHHVHLSPDIETAKVVATRRKGNYIILEIDATRMHAEGHSFFVSDNGVWLTDHVPSQYLSPLSGPAS
- a CDS encoding IS5 family transposase (programmed frameshift), which translates into the protein MARFDLTDFEWSVIEPLLPTKVRGKARVDDRRVLNGIFWRLRTGAPWADIPARYGPYTTCVNRFNRWRHAGHWARILDAISEAYDGDIQMIDSSSIRVHQHAANSKKDERSGCMGRSRGGLTTKIHALVDADGRPIRLKLTAGQAHDGRSATDMFATIGPGQILLADRAYDSDRLRQDLKARGAWGCIRPMPNRVNIPAFSSRLYKQRNAVERFFNKLKHFRAIATRYDKRDDNFLASIQLASIRIWLRSYESVT
- a CDS encoding DUF1127 domain-containing protein, which encodes MSTIDAICSTEAQDASSAGVKVRTAQPKPHPVLRLWAVYLHWLEKRESRWVLRGLTDDQLIDIGLTRREAATEAKRSFFWD
- a CDS encoding PLP-dependent aminotransferase family protein, which produces MTNWLPDISSGTGPVYIRVADSIENAITHGVLPPGTKLPPQRNLAYDIGVTIGTVSRAYALVHERGLVAGEVGRGTYVLERSNGKQIELVDPITQALAGTRGLNTPEARIRFDTTAAPDIGQGEIIGRLFADISSEHQTEISSYSRNFPASWFQAGQIWLARNGWQPAIDTIVPTLGAHAAAIAVISAVTSPGDKIVFENLTYTQISRAARLLGRRSILVDSDEHGMIPEDFERLCQQQHPRLAFLMPTAHNPTLVTMPESRRRAIAAIARRHSVWLIEDDLYGGMTGDPNPLMAAIAPERTFVVSSLSKSVTAGVRGGWVACPPHFAQRIKVTHKMTTGGLPFILAETCARLVLGGHALELRRRSVEEIKARELIARGALAGFEFNSHPHLPFLWLKLPEPWLSGTFKNAALAEGVLVDDEDEFKAARIERVFHRVRVAFSSPAQREDVLAGFMTLRRLLENGSSTYDSHI
- the purQ gene encoding phosphoribosylformylglycinamidine synthase subunit PurQ, whose translation is MKSAVVQLPGLNRDRDMIAALTKISGHAPVTVWQTETAIPDVDLIVIPGGFSYGDYLRCGAIAARMPIMQAIKDKADKGVKVLGVCNGFQILLEAGMLPGALMRNASLKFVCREVKLEVVNAETDFTAAYAKGQVIRSPVAHHDGNYFADAATLKTIEDNGQVVFRYAEGTNPNGSVNDIAGLINTKGNVLGMMPHPENLIEAAHGGNDGRGLFASALGVIAA
- a CDS encoding nitrilase family protein, giving the protein MTFKVSSVQFQHKASDKAYNLARIAHFTNEAVLEGSQFVAFPEMCITGYWHVPKMDRDGLYALAEPLSGPSISYVATLAREKGIAIGAGFLELAEDQSLYNSYAVCMPDGQIHCHRKLHAWEHRLISSGNSYTVFDTPWGVRAGILICWDNNLIENARANALLGAEMLIAPHQAGGGYSVSPHGMKRIPVEKWTRRHEEPEAIEAEIRGPNGREWFMRWLPSRAHDNGMFLIFSNGVGQDEDEVRTGNAMILDPYGRILVETWQAADAMVSTEIDLGLLDKCTGQRWIRGRRPELYGCLTEPNPQGLSPMDARFSDTSTRKLPCADETL
- a CDS encoding acyloxyacyl hydrolase, translated to MAIAGYLSKRLVTSFLVVSSVFIAGQSTAAAADTVAVAPQAKIFDELRFGASGSVQSGYDHENGVFPDVQVLFNPFGYNPTADWKDQLTHPRIHLGTSIGTGGSATQVYGGLSWTLTHSNGIFTEVGFGGTVHTGNLDNWQDHGPMLGCRLLFHEYAGLGYNFDNHWNVMAQIAHSSHANLCDGPNGGMTRAGVMVGYKF